A region of the Halostella limicola genome:
CGTGAGGTCGCTGTCGACCACCGCGCCGTAGTCGGTCGTCGCGCGCAGTCGATCGCCGGCGTTGCGCTCGATCCGCTCCTGCAGCCCTTCCTCGTGGATCGGCGCTTCTCCGTCGTTGATCGTCCCCACGACCTCCTCGTCGATGTCGACGTTCACCACCTCGTGACCGAGGTCGGCGAGGCAGGCGGCCACGGTCGTCCCGACGTAGCCGCTGCCGACGATCGAGACGTTCACGACTCGATCACCAGCGGTTCGTACCACTCGCGGTTCTCGACGTACCAGTCGACGAAGCGGGAGACGCCGTCCCGGATACTCACGCTCGGTTCGTAATCGAGGAGTTCGCTGGCTTTCGTCACGTCGGCGTGTGTGTGTCGCGCGTCGGCCTCGTTCGGCTCCGTGTACTCGATGTCGACGTCGGCCCCCGTCTCGGCGACGATGTGCTCCGCGAGTTCCTGGATAGTGATGTTCCCGCTGGACCCGACGTTTATCGCCTCGCCGTCGGCCGCGTCGGTATCGAGCAGCGCGAGGTTCGCGTCGACGATGTCGTCGACGTACGTGAAGTCCCGCGTCTGCTGACCGTCGCCGTAGATGATCGGTGGCTCCCCGTTGAGACAGCGCGACGTGAAGTTCGTGATCGCCATGTTGGGCCGCATCCGGGGCCCGTAAACGGTGAAGTGGCGCAGGCTTACCGTCGCGACGTCGTGGAGATTGTCCCAGACGCGACAGTAGTGTTCGGAGGCGAGCTTCGTGATCGCGTAGGGGCTCTGCGGATAGTTCGCATGGTCCTCGTCGTACGGCAGGTAGTCGTCTTTCCCGTACACCGACGACGAGGAGGCGTTCACGACTCGACGGACGCCGTGGTCGGCCGACGCTTCGAGGACGTTCAGCAGGCCGCCGACGTTGTTCTTGTTGTACGCGTGCGGGTTCTCGACGCTCGTGCGGACGCCCGCCTTCGCCGCCTCGTGGTAGACGAACTCAACGTCGTCGTCCGCCACGATGCTACGGACCAGTTCCTCGTCCGTGATCGATCCCTCGACGAACCGGAACC
Encoded here:
- a CDS encoding SDR family oxidoreductase; translated protein: MNVLVTGGAGFIGSHIAERLLSDGHRVTVLDNLDPYYDVRIKERNLERCRDTGGDRFRFVEGSITDEELVRSIVADDDVEFVYHEAAKAGVRTSVENPHAYNKNNVGGLLNVLEASADHGVRRVVNASSSSVYGKDDYLPYDEDHANYPQSPYAITKLASEHYCRVWDNLHDVATVSLRHFTVYGPRMRPNMAITNFTSRCLNGEPPIIYGDGQQTRDFTYVDDIVDANLALLDTDAADGEAINVGSSGNITIQELAEHIVAETGADVDIEYTEPNEADARHTHADVTKASELLDYEPSVSIRDGVSRFVDWYVENREWYEPLVIES